Genomic segment of Apostichopus japonicus isolate 1M-3 chromosome 8, ASM3797524v1, whole genome shotgun sequence:
ATAGAGCACTTGTGTTTGCAATCATAtaggtggctggtcaattaattaggtgctctcaaggatgaatcctgaTGGCAGTagttggggtagtttatgctatcaagtaacaaattagtAATGCTCGAATGAACTTGAGGACAGTTGTTCTATAGGCAGGCTTGACTGTCATGCATACATTTGAATATTTACACAGTATTGAACAGCTTTCTAGAGTTCATTGGTTAAATAATACTACTAGCCACAATAGACATGTGTGTACAATAGAAGAAGTGTCCTCATCTTGACACCAAAAATATCAATCAAGTAATCAAATATGATGAGGTGAACAGTATCAAATTTCCTGttcagtttcttttacataaGAGGAAAATTGGGAACAGGTTTggcagaagtggggggggggggggaggttcacTCCGGATGAGCGTTAACTTCTATGGGTAGTTGGACATATGATTTTGATTTAAGGGGTAGTGACCACCAAGTTTACCTCCAAATGTCCCCACAAAACGGATCCACTGTTGCATAGCATTCCATAAATTGcagtattttaatgtttaacaacaatatgacaatttttgttttatcaaaatttgagcaaattttaatttatgaaacTTAGGTGTATTTTGGAAGTTTGTCACAAAACTAGATATGGCATGTTCAAGGTGTGTACCTCAGCTTTAGCCACCCCTCAGATTGATAAATAGGGCTGTGTGCAGATACCGTACCTTACGAGCATACATGGGAACTGTCACCGTCTCTTCATACGTGTATGTGGTCCCGGCAGTCATTGGACAGGTAAGACCAGCATTCTCACAGGCGTTGGGCATGCCGAGCGGAAAGGGATAAAACCTGCCTTCGTTGACTACAAATACTGAAGCTGTCAAAGTGGCAGCATCCTGGACTATGGTTTAAATAGATAAGGAAAACCAAACCGCTTTGAAACTCAGGTTATATTTAGGACCATATTCTGTGTCCCATACTCCAGCCATGTCATAAACAACGATCCTTCATTTTACACACTCTAGGCTAGATATAGATCTtgacatatgtacatatagtcACCTTTGTATATAGTCaatttttcagaatttttctttcctttacagtttaaaactaaaaaaaacatCCCATTCATTTTAGCTGGACTTGTCCAAATTTAGTGATATTACataatgaaagaaaagtaaaataattttgaaaattttccaaaggggatttttattttttaatgcaGTCATTTATTGAATACCCAGTCTTCAATTATTCTGTTTGAATAAGTTTCTGTCATTGATAGTGCAGTGTTCAATTCATGTGTCATACACCGTATACTAAATACGGTATATATTTATGCGTCAATTTTTGTAAAAAGGAAGCAATCGCTTTTCCTCCATGATGAGTGCTTACCAATTTCGTCAAACATCCACAACGGAGATAATGTGAACGCCAACTGAGATAATGTAAAGGCCAACTGGACTGTACAAAGTTTAATCGAATACCAGCCAAGcctatatttattaattttttttatatatatatgactgattttaaaataaaaatgtaaacatacttataaattatacaaatatacatatacaggaactaaaatgttgttgttgcttGAAAAGACCATCTTACTTGCATCAAAATTGATCATCACGGTTGCATCCTGTCCGCTGTGCACAATGCAAGGCTCTTCATTGCATGGTTTGATCTCAGCATAGTTTATCGACACCATTTTCTCGCCTAAACAAAATACAGTGACAGGAAAATTGAATGAAGCTTTTAATATGTCTTATGGTAATATATGACACAGTATAATAAGACAATCGCTGAATGTGAATCTAAGGTACATTGTCATCATTTAGTCaccatttttttaaatggcatGACATTAATTATCAAATCCCCAAAACTAGGTAGAAAAAATCTAACAGCCCTAGTAACATATTCACAGAAAAtgatcaattttgttttaattctggGCTAATTTAGCTGTTGTGTGTACTAGCAAGATCTTCAAGTTTAAAATCACTTTCACTAAGCTTATCACTTCACtgactttaatttttttcaagtttacaaCAATCACCAAGTCAGATATAAAATTCAGTTTTAATATATGTCAGTAAATAACAGTGGCATCAACTATACAATGGTAAAAATGGAACTTAATGTAGCCTAACGTTTAGACTAGACTATGCACTGATGCAGGTCCcattactactagtactaggcttaCGTAAGATTTTACCAAAACGTTTGGGAGAGCCTCCCGGAACTTCGGAAGACCATGGAAAGCATGATTCATATTACTCTGCTGTAGAGTGTACTGcctatatgccttacttttgttAGACCTAACGTTATAGGCCTAGCTCACTTGTTTACATTTATGCTAGCCTCTTAAAACTAACTTAAGTTTTTACACTTTTATACCTGTCACACAGTCCTCAAATGTTACTCTCATTCCATTTGCTGCGGAAAACGTCGTAACAACGGCGATTACAAAAAATACGTATTTGAGACACATTGTTTTAACTTATTTCCCGACTCAGCTTGATAAAACTAAGTGTACCCTAGCGATAATACCGTCTATAAAAGTGTCGTTTTCTGTCAGTAATAAAACCGTTATGCTGAGTATAAGTTTTGGCCTACTACTTGGCATTTACGATCATCGTACCGTAACCAACACCCGTTGTAGGATTTTACGAAAGTCAAACGAATTCGAAGTGCGTCCTCTACTTTTGAAAGTTTGTCATGAAGTCGGCAGTGCATTGTGGATTCatacagagccgtatatagagagagtttggccaaccatgtaaccgatttggattggtcgagagggaaaacgcccacacagggtggtaaaataggtccacttgaaaactgtatagcagacgacacgcatactcacagtgtatagactatcgtttgtgtacacgaaaaaagtacgaaattatgaaagaaatggtgctggggatgctgcgatcggtcagaacatggatattgttgtttgattatccgactgaccataaaagaagaggaattttttggaagtagaaagaacaagatggagatctaatgaaaaagtctgtgtagcctaggcccagtattactagccataggccctagtgtaatacgagtaatgtacaagcaatgcgagaatt
This window contains:
- the LOC139971079 gene encoding ecdysteroid-regulated 16 kDa protein-like, with the translated sequence MCLKYVFFVIAVVTTFSAANGMRVTFEDCVTGEKMVSINYAEIKPCNEEPCIVHSGQDATVMINFDAIQDAATLTASVFVVNEGRFYPFPLGMPNACENAGLTCPMTAGTTYTYEETVTVPMYARKMAVTLAFKLQNGKDEDYLCAMAPVILSGKKV